The following are from one region of the Halobellus limi genome:
- a CDS encoding secondary thiamine-phosphate synthase enzyme YjbQ — MSIQVKTEERVTVCDVTAEVSETVPEDVVDGVCTVFVPHTTAGVVVNEAEGRLLSDVEDALERLVPREREYDHDSIDDNAAAHLRAMLLGESVSVPIASGELALGTWQSILFVECDGPRTRSLEVVTAPAEA, encoded by the coding sequence ATGTCCATTCAGGTGAAAACCGAGGAACGCGTGACCGTGTGCGACGTGACGGCCGAAGTTTCGGAGACGGTCCCGGAGGACGTAGTCGACGGTGTCTGCACGGTGTTCGTGCCACACACGACGGCCGGCGTCGTCGTCAACGAGGCGGAGGGGCGGCTCCTCTCGGACGTCGAGGACGCGCTCGAACGGCTCGTCCCGAGAGAGCGAGAGTACGACCACGACTCGATCGACGACAACGCCGCCGCCCACCTTCGGGCGATGCTTCTCGGAGAGAGCGTCTCGGTACCGATCGCATCCGGGGAGCTCGCCCTGGGCACCTGGCAGTCGATCCTGTTCGTCGAGTGCGACGGACCGCGCACCCGCAGCCTCGAAGTGGTCACCGCTCCGGCCGAAGCGTAG
- a CDS encoding AMP phosphorylase, with protein sequence MRLTAREIDIGTRTPTVLLNSTDASELGAHPLDRVRIRHGPDVATGIVEITDELVDPGLLGVTRQISHITGEVEITLASKPDSAAHITKKLDDVELEREEIDAVVRDINRDLLSDVELGAFVSGVYAHGLSRAEIMSLTDSMVEIGETMQWDREPIVDKHSIGGVAGNRVTPIVVSIVAAAGVTIPKSSSRAVTSAAGTADTMEVFCDVSFSVSEVREIVTETNGCVVWGGAVNLSPVDDKIIRAETPLSLDPPGQVIASVLSKKKSAGATHVVIDLPYGEGAKVESLHDAREMAEDFTRVGTNLGMEIDCAITRGEQPIGRGIGPVLEARDVLDALDGDGPADLRSKSVRLAQILLDAAGAEETAAELLGTGAAEAKFREIVGAQNGDPDVSSEDLTPGPYEETIHTDRGGVVTHVDNKLVNELARRAGAPKDHGAGVYLHCRTRDELTDGDPLLTLYAEKRDKLEQARTFWTANSPIRVHDSEAVLIEQW encoded by the coding sequence ATGCGACTCACGGCCCGCGAGATCGATATCGGCACGCGGACGCCGACGGTGTTGCTCAATTCGACCGACGCGAGCGAACTGGGCGCACACCCGCTCGACCGCGTTCGGATTCGACACGGCCCGGACGTGGCGACCGGCATCGTCGAGATAACCGACGAACTCGTGGATCCGGGACTGCTCGGTGTCACCCGGCAGATCAGCCACATCACGGGCGAGGTCGAGATCACGCTCGCCTCGAAACCGGACTCGGCGGCGCACATCACGAAGAAGCTCGACGACGTCGAGCTCGAACGCGAGGAGATCGACGCCGTCGTGCGCGACATCAATCGCGACCTGTTGAGCGACGTCGAACTCGGTGCGTTCGTCTCCGGCGTCTACGCCCACGGGCTCTCGCGTGCGGAGATAATGAGCCTCACCGACAGCATGGTCGAGATCGGCGAGACGATGCAGTGGGACCGGGAGCCGATCGTCGACAAGCACTCTATCGGCGGCGTCGCCGGCAACCGCGTCACGCCGATCGTCGTCTCGATCGTCGCCGCGGCCGGGGTGACGATTCCGAAGTCCTCCTCCCGGGCGGTGACGTCGGCCGCCGGAACAGCGGACACGATGGAGGTGTTCTGTGACGTCTCGTTCTCCGTGAGCGAGGTGCGAGAGATCGTCACGGAGACGAACGGGTGCGTAGTATGGGGCGGCGCGGTCAACCTCTCTCCCGTCGACGACAAGATCATCCGCGCGGAGACGCCGCTCTCTCTGGATCCACCGGGGCAGGTGATCGCGTCGGTCCTCTCGAAGAAGAAGAGCGCCGGTGCGACTCACGTCGTCATCGACCTGCCGTACGGTGAGGGGGCGAAGGTCGAGAGTCTCCACGACGCCCGCGAGATGGCCGAGGACTTCACTCGCGTCGGCACCAACCTGGGGATGGAGATCGACTGTGCGATCACGCGCGGCGAACAGCCGATCGGACGGGGGATCGGGCCGGTGCTGGAGGCGCGAGACGTCCTCGACGCCCTGGACGGAGACGGACCAGCCGACCTCAGATCCAAGAGCGTTCGCCTCGCGCAGATACTCCTCGATGCCGCCGGGGCAGAAGAGACGGCGGCGGAACTCCTCGGGACCGGCGCGGCGGAGGCGAAGTTCCGCGAGATCGTCGGCGCGCAGAACGGGGATCCCGACGTGTCGTCAGAGGACCTCACGCCCGGGCCCTACGAGGAGACGATCCACACCGACCGGGGGGGCGTCGTCACGCACGTCGACAACAAACTCGTGAACGAACTCGCCCGGCGGGCGGGCGCGCCGAAAGATCACGGGGCGGGCGTCTATCTCCACTGTCGCACGAGGGACGAACTGACCGACGGCGATCCGCTGCTCACGCTGTACGCCGAAAAGCGGGACAAACTGGAGCAGGCGCGGACGTTCTGGACGGCGAACTCACCGATCAGAGTCCACGACTCCGAGGCGGTGCTCATCGAGCAGTGGTGA